The Apostichopus japonicus isolate 1M-3 chromosome 20, ASM3797524v1, whole genome shotgun sequence genome contains a region encoding:
- the LOC139961523 gene encoding uncharacterized protein — protein MANLSRTLLNLLLFLLSLRTTFGCLCPPHDNVKDQFCQKDIVFQGTVTSVVDLFLSSETPHDDVIMYHIRVDKMYRGFLGRDVWLSTSRYSSSCGVHLQEGVHYLLTTSWDKSLHSCGWNVPMSSLTEDELYAIHRNLDCLEKS, from the exons ATGGCAAACCTTTCTCGGACACTTTTAAATTTGTTGCTATTTTTGCTTTCACTAAGAACAACGTTTGGATGTCTCTGTCCACCTCACGATAACGTAAAAGACCAATTTTGTCAGAAAGATATAG tGTTCCAAGGAACTGTAACCAGCGTTGTCGACCTATTCTTGTCTTCAGAGACAcctcatgatgacgtcataatgtaCCATATCAGAGTCGATAAAATGTACCGCGGTTTCCTCGGGAGAGATGTCTGGTTGAGTACCTCCAGGTACTCAAGCTCATGTGGGGTACACTTACAAGAGGGTGTGCATTATCTTTTAACAA CTTCCTGGGATAAATCTTTGCATTCTTGTGGCTGGAATGTACCAATGTCGTCATTGACCGAAGATGAACTATACGCAATACATAGAAATTTGGACTGTTTAGAAAAAAGTTGA